One Rhodoferax ferrireducens T118 DNA segment encodes these proteins:
- a CDS encoding amino acid ABC transporter ATP-binding protein: MIKFNELNKWYGAHHVLQNINLEVAKGEVVVVCGPSGSGKSTLIRCVNGLEKFQSGTLIVDGLSVANEANLRQLRMELGFVFQQFNLYPHKTALENVTLAPIHVRKLPRKEAISRGREILEKVGLGDKFDAYPQQLSGGQQQRVAIARSLCMQPKVMLFDEPTSALDPEMINEVLDVMVSLAKDGMTMIVVTHEMGFARKVADRVVFIDKGVIVEVAEPEAFFTAPKNERTREFLGKILQH, translated from the coding sequence ATGATTAAGTTCAACGAGCTCAACAAATGGTACGGCGCGCATCACGTTCTGCAAAACATCAATCTTGAGGTTGCCAAAGGAGAAGTCGTGGTCGTTTGCGGGCCGAGCGGGTCTGGGAAAAGCACTCTCATCCGTTGTGTCAACGGCCTGGAGAAATTTCAAAGCGGCACTTTGATCGTCGATGGCCTGAGCGTCGCCAACGAGGCAAATCTGAGGCAGCTTCGGATGGAACTGGGCTTTGTCTTCCAGCAATTCAATTTATATCCCCACAAGACAGCACTTGAAAATGTGACACTTGCGCCGATACATGTTCGAAAGTTACCCAGGAAAGAAGCCATCAGCCGCGGGCGCGAGATATTGGAAAAAGTCGGTTTGGGCGACAAATTCGATGCTTACCCCCAGCAGTTGTCGGGGGGGCAACAACAACGGGTCGCCATCGCCCGCAGCCTGTGCATGCAACCCAAGGTCATGCTTTTTGACGAGCCGACCTCCGCGCTTGATCCCGAAATGATCAACGAGGTTCTGGATGTGATGGTGTCCCTGGCGAAAGACGGTATGACGATGATTGTTGTCACGCACGAAATGGGTTTTGCCCGCAAGGTGGCCGATCGCGTGGTGTTCATCGACAAGGGTGTCATTGTTGAAGTTGCCGAACCCGAGGCCTTTTTCACTGCGCCAAAGAATGAGCGAACGCGTGAATTCCTGGGGAAGATTCTTCAGCATTAG
- a CDS encoding NAD(P)/FAD-dependent oxidoreductase: MSHTGNTGTESKRSIAIIGAGVVGAASALALAAEGYLVTVFDHGEIGAGTSSGNAGGIVTGAVTPTATPGVLRSIPSYILDPHGAAVLRPSYFFQVLPWLLRFIEAGRPTRVSTIARALDPLVSKAMQSHLALADVSGSRDLIRPVGWLKVYGSDAGFSETELERELMTRHGVNFSVLTADEVADLEPKLNKNSYTRGLFQPDSGFVNYPMGLTQAYFEGARQRQAQYIQECVLEVRPSEGGGISIKTDKTSRRFDSVVVAAGAWSKKFAKQIGDSVSLDTERGYHISFGSTGDELLRRPVGFPEKHCVLSPMHDGISLVSGDELAGLTAPPDYRRIRALAPFARSVLPGLAEQTIQREWMGYRPSTPDSLPVIGRSPSCRNVFYAFGHGHLGLTLAAITAQLIAGMVSGRPDPFDLSPYRIDRF, encoded by the coding sequence ATGAGTCACACGGGTAACACTGGGACAGAGAGCAAACGTTCGATTGCCATCATCGGGGCCGGCGTTGTCGGTGCGGCGTCAGCCTTGGCTCTAGCGGCCGAGGGCTACTTGGTCACGGTCTTTGATCATGGCGAAATTGGCGCTGGCACGAGCTCCGGCAACGCCGGTGGCATCGTCACGGGAGCCGTGACGCCAACCGCCACACCGGGCGTTCTTCGATCAATTCCATCGTATATCCTTGACCCGCACGGTGCGGCTGTGTTGCGTCCATCGTACTTCTTTCAGGTGCTTCCTTGGCTGCTTCGCTTTATTGAAGCGGGTCGCCCGACACGCGTTTCGACGATCGCCAGGGCACTTGATCCGCTCGTCTCCAAGGCCATGCAATCGCACCTTGCATTGGCCGATGTGAGCGGTAGCCGTGATCTCATCCGGCCCGTGGGTTGGCTGAAAGTCTACGGATCAGATGCCGGGTTTTCAGAAACTGAACTTGAGCGCGAATTGATGACGCGACATGGCGTTAATTTTTCCGTCCTCACTGCCGACGAGGTCGCCGATCTTGAACCCAAGCTCAACAAAAATTCATACACACGTGGCCTGTTCCAACCCGATAGCGGCTTCGTCAACTACCCCATGGGTTTGACACAAGCCTACTTTGAAGGCGCGCGACAACGTCAGGCGCAATACATTCAGGAGTGCGTCCTGGAAGTCCGCCCCAGCGAGGGTGGTGGCATCTCTATCAAGACGGATAAAACCTCCCGACGGTTTGATTCCGTGGTCGTCGCTGCGGGAGCGTGGTCAAAGAAATTTGCGAAACAAATTGGTGACAGCGTCAGCCTCGACACGGAGCGTGGTTACCACATTTCGTTTGGCTCGACGGGTGACGAGTTGTTACGCCGCCCAGTCGGTTTCCCTGAAAAACATTGTGTTTTGTCACCGATGCATGATGGCATTTCCCTGGTCAGTGGGGATGAACTGGCGGGGTTGACCGCGCCGCCAGACTACCGACGCATACGCGCGCTGGCACCCTTTGCCCGTAGCGTGCTACCTGGCCTTGCCGAGCAGACGATTCAGCGTGAATGGATGGGCTATCGCCCGTCAACGCCGGATTCCTTGCCTGTGATTGGGCGCTCGCCAAGCTGCAGGAACGTGTTCTATGCTTTTGGTCACGGACACTTGGGACTCACCTTGGCAGCGATCACGGCCCAATTGATTGCCGGTATGGTCAGTGGCCGTCCAGATCCCTTTGACCTGTCACCCTATCGAATCGACAGGTTCTGA
- a CDS encoding aspartate/glutamate racemase family protein produces MINETESAKIGILCWETGQVPRGLQQLESLRGNSTNPASYGYPVRLHPVRGANVHTILENPDQTVLGTMIADARTMVSEGIKAITTSCGFNAIFQRELVESVGVPVFTSSLLQVPLARRICGLQSEICIITANAGALRSEHLTSVGIAGTDGLHILGLEQCAEWNRMFAEPDAEIDLDVIEQEVLGTARRALDEHPGIRAFALECTDLPPYSAAIRSQSGLPVFDFITMVNYLHSTL; encoded by the coding sequence ATGATCAATGAAACCGAGTCCGCAAAGATCGGCATCTTGTGCTGGGAAACAGGGCAGGTGCCCAGAGGCCTGCAGCAACTTGAATCCTTGCGTGGCAACAGCACCAATCCCGCGTCGTATGGTTACCCGGTCAGGCTCCATCCCGTGCGCGGTGCCAATGTCCACACGATACTTGAAAACCCGGATCAAACCGTGCTCGGCACGATGATCGCCGACGCCAGGACGATGGTATCGGAGGGTATCAAGGCCATCACCACGAGTTGTGGATTCAATGCCATCTTCCAGCGGGAACTGGTCGAATCCGTTGGTGTGCCGGTATTTACGTCGAGTCTCCTGCAAGTACCCTTGGCAAGGCGGATTTGCGGCCTGCAGAGCGAAATTTGTATCATCACTGCCAACGCGGGGGCTCTGCGCTCGGAGCACCTGACCTCGGTCGGTATTGCAGGCACGGATGGCTTGCATATCCTGGGTCTCGAACAATGTGCGGAGTGGAACAGGATGTTCGCCGAACCAGATGCCGAGATCGATCTCGACGTCATTGAACAAGAAGTTCTCGGCACGGCGCGTCGAGCGCTCGATGAGCATCCCGGCATTCGGGCCTTTGCTCTTGAATGCACGGATCTGCCACCTTATTCGGCGGCGATTCGAAGCCAGTCCGGCCTGCCGGTATTTGATTTCATCACCATGGTCAATTACCTGCATTCAACCCTCTGA